GCTACCTCAACCTAGAGGTGGCTGAGAGGCTGGGAGTCGCAGCAGCTGTTGTGACTGGGGTGAAGAGCTTTGAGGACGTCTTGAACTCTCAGATAAAGGGAGTCACAACAAAGGCCTCTGCCCTTGGCCTACAAACCGGGAAGACTGTGAGGGAAGTGATAAGCCTCCTTGCATAGGATTGGGAAATAGGGGGATCTTAAGTTTCCTCGCAGAGCATCCTAACCCTCCTCTTCGCATCCCCGAGCAGGTTCCTGCCATGTGAAAGGAGGAGGATATCGAAGTCGTAGAATAGGAGCCTCTTCAGCTCCTTCCTAGCAATTTCAGCATCTACACTGTACTTCTCAGGTGGGGGGTATAGGTTTCCATGATCGTCGCCGAAGATGGTGTCCCCGGCTATGATGGCCTTCTGCCTGAAGAGGTAGAAGGAGAGGTTCCCCACTGTATGGCCTGGAACATGGATGGCCTCTACACCTCCACAAAGGCCTATATAGTCTCCATGCCGAAGGCCCTTGTCAACCTTGACCCCGGTCTCTGCTTCGATATCTCTCATCTCACCCTCTCCCGAGGCAACATCCGCCCCCGTCAACTCCTTCAGGCGTGCTAGATTCCCGATGTGGTCTCCATGCCTATGGGTCAATAATATGAGCCTTATGTCCCTCCAGTCCCTGCCCAGAGCTTTGATCTCCCTCCCTATGGCCTCTATGTCCTCAGGCATATAACCGGTATCGAAGAGGATAAGCCCCTCTAGGCAGTCCAGGAGGTAGACCTTCAGGTCTAAACCATCGGCCGATGAGAGGCTTACGCACCTAACCCCTTCTATTATCTCCAGATCACCCACCTAAGTATAAAGGGGCCTAATAAGGGCTTATAACTTTGAACATCGACCTAATAACCAGGTTTACCCTCTCTTTTTAAGAGGTCAGCTATTTATGAGCTTCATGAGCCTCTCAGCCGCTATCGGGTTGTTTTCCAGCGAATCATATATGCCCATGATAGTCTGCTCTGGGAAATCTCTCATCAAGCTCTCGAAAACCCTTTTTGCTATGTACCTCTTGAAGCCTTCCTCGTCAAGCTTTTGGAAATACTTTCTCCTAGCTCCCCCCTTGCAGGTCTCAGTCTCGTATTTTATAACATCATAATCGCACATCTCGTTAAGGAAGTTTATAATTGATGCTCTTGATACCGTCTTAGTTTTCAAAATCTTGTTAACATGATCACATATCTCACGGGATGTTAATCCTTTATCTGGATTTTTCCATATTACTTCAAGAACCTTTATCTGATAATCTCTTAAAACCTTTTCCAAACCATCTCTACTCGTATCTAGAACTATAGGCAACAGGAGTCACCTTTGATGAGGGAAGTCATTGTTCTATTATAAAAGTGTTAGTATACAAGAATTTATATTGAGTATACAAGAGATCGAGAATTTAGATCTCACTTCTCCAAGACATGTCTATCGAGGATGTAGCATGTCATCGATCCCGTTAGTACCATCTTGTCTTCCACGAAGACCTCGACGGCCACCTCCCTCTTCCTCCCCTCCTTTGAGAACACCCTTGCCCTAGCCCTCATCAGGTCTCCAACCCTCACAGGTGCGGTGAAACGAACCTGGGAGGCCCCTAAAACGACGAAGGGATGGTTCACGGCCAACATAGCTGCATAGTCTGCTAGGCCGAAGGTGAAACCCCCGTGGATCAGGCCCAGCTCATCCACAGCCATCTCCTCCAACGCCCGGAGCTCCACCTCGGCCTCTAAATCGTCGATAACCTTAATCGGGGAACCTAAAAGAGCTTGACGAGCGAGTTTATGGGTTCTTATCTCCATCTAAAACATCTTAACATCACTCCTCTTTAAATAGAGCGAACTCGGGCGGAAATGTTAAAAGTTTGAAGATACTCTTGGGAGTGATGAAACTATTGACCTATATCTCTGGGAACGAACACAGGGTGGGAGCTCTGATAGGGGGAGATTTTATTCTTGACCTGAATAGAGCCTTTAATAGACATCTTGGGAACGCCTTCGAAGGGGTTGAAGACCTATTTAAACTTGACATGATCTCTCTACTGGAGCTAGGGGATAGAGGCCTGCAGGAGGTGGAAAGGGCCATGGGAGAGGCTCTAAGGTTCTTTGCTGAGGGGGATGAAGGAGAACTTTTTAGAGATGGCACAGTCGTCAGGCTGTGCCAGGTCAAGCTGGCTGCCCCCATCCCTCGTCCAAGAAAGAACATCGTCTGCCTTGGCCTAAACTACCCTGAACATGTGGCAGAGGGAAGCAGGGCGAGGGGGGAGCCCCCCCGTCCTCTCCCCGAGGTGCCGGTCTTCTTCACGAAGCCCCCAACATCGGTCATAGGTCCCTATGACAACATCATATATCCGAGGGTTACGGAGAGGCTGGACTATGAGGTTGAACTAGCCTTCGTGATTGGAAGGGGAGGAAAATACATTTCGAGGGGGGAGGCCTACAGGCACATCGTAGGCTATATGGTCTTCAACGACGTGACCGCGAGAGACCTCCAGAGGCGTCATCAGCAGTGGTTCAAGGGGAAGGGGTGTGACACCTTTGCCCCGATGGGTCCATACCTTGTCACAGCAGATGAGGTCGAGGACCCGATGAGCCTAGACCTCTGGCTGAAGGTTAATGGTGAGATCCGGCAATACTCCAACACTAGGAATATGATCTTCGGGGTGGATGAGATCTTGAGTATCCTCTCGGATGGCATGACTGTGGAGGTTGGAGATATTGTAGCCACGGGAACTCCATCGGGAGTCGGCTCAGCTCATCCTTCAGGGCTTCTTAAGGTCGGAGACATAGTGGAGGCGGGTGTTGAAAAGATCGGAGAGCTAAGAAACCGGGTGGTGGCCGAGGAGCCCAGATCCTAGACCTAGAAGAGTAAGGATCCTGGCGGTTCATTGTAAATGTTTTTGATATAAATTCTGAAATTTGAAATTCTTTGATAACTGTTCTATATCGATGTATATTAAAAAGGAAAAAAGATAGTTTTAGATAAAAAATAATCAAAAATATATAAAAATTTGAGCTCTTTATCTTATAATAGTTAATCACATCTTTTCTCCTTGGCCTTACGGGTTGAAGCTCATCCTCATATCCAAGAGCTATCATGCTGATATGCTGGTACGGGTCTGGCACCCCTAAACTCTTACTTAACTCTTCACCATTCCATGATGCGAAGAG
The genomic region above belongs to Candidatus Bathyarchaeota archaeon and contains:
- a CDS encoding DUF1805 domain-containing protein — encoded protein: MIEIDQVKVGDKSLLALRVEMPEAPPLLLIRGGRGFVMCGYLNLEVAERLGVAAAVVTGVKSFEDVLNSQIKGVTTKASALGLQTGKTVREVISLLA
- a CDS encoding MBL fold metallo-hydrolase codes for the protein MGDLEIIEGVRCVSLSSADGLDLKVYLLDCLEGLILFDTGYMPEDIEAIGREIKALGRDWRDIRLILLTHRHGDHIGNLARLKELTGADVASGEGEMRDIEAETGVKVDKGLRHGDYIGLCGGVEAIHVPGHTVGNLSFYLFRQKAIIAGDTIFGDDHGNLYPPPEKYSVDAEIARKELKRLLFYDFDILLLSHGRNLLGDAKRRVRMLCEET
- a CDS encoding BlaI/MecI/CopY family transcriptional regulator, whose protein sequence is MPIVLDTSRDGLEKVLRDYQIKVLEVIWKNPDKGLTSREICDHVNKILKTKTVSRASIINFLNEMCDYDVIKYETETCKGGARRKYFQKLDEEGFKRYIAKRVFESLMRDFPEQTIMGIYDSLENNPIAAERLMKLINS
- a CDS encoding PaaI family thioesterase yields the protein MEIRTHKLARQALLGSPIKVIDDLEAEVELRALEEMAVDELGLIHGGFTFGLADYAAMLAVNHPFVVLGASQVRFTAPVRVGDLMRARARVFSKEGRKREVAVEVFVEDKMVLTGSMTCYILDRHVLEK
- a CDS encoding fumarylacetoacetate hydrolase family protein; this encodes MKLLTYISGNEHRVGALIGGDFILDLNRAFNRHLGNAFEGVEDLFKLDMISLLELGDRGLQEVERAMGEALRFFAEGDEGELFRDGTVVRLCQVKLAAPIPRPRKNIVCLGLNYPEHVAEGSRARGEPPRPLPEVPVFFTKPPTSVIGPYDNIIYPRVTERLDYEVELAFVIGRGGKYISRGEAYRHIVGYMVFNDVTARDLQRRHQQWFKGKGCDTFAPMGPYLVTADEVEDPMSLDLWLKVNGEIRQYSNTRNMIFGVDEILSILSDGMTVEVGDIVATGTPSGVGSAHPSGLLKVGDIVEAGVEKIGELRNRVVAEEPRS